Sequence from the Melanotaenia boesemani isolate fMelBoe1 chromosome 21, fMelBoe1.pri, whole genome shotgun sequence genome:
agatgacattttattttagtaaatgcccaagaagatggatggaaatgATTCAGAATGCCAAGAGGATCACAGTGTTTTGCTAAGGgcagaagaggattgtggatcCAGTCCAGTAAAAGACCAAACTGCAGGACCAAGAGCCCTAAATCCAGCAGTTTAGGGTATAGCTTTTGAGATATTTTGAGATATTTATTGTAATAAGATTTGCACAGACTTGAAATGACCTTCAtgttgtggaagaaattttacttattatgctctatatataatattataatcacacctataattacttcctttgctatattcattcataaattgtatttacactgattgttaatatattacacttttttacattgtacatttttactcatcatgcttttactcacttttaaggtttattctcttcaaatACATGCTTTGTTAAAAGTCCACTatgagggtaagatgacctttatctggtccttccttAGACActtagactggttctggtggagacacaactatgtgaggttgttttgacacCAGCtattggagttgtgtgtccacccaaggtcttcaggaaggaggattctttctacagcaatgtataactattgtttttcctctttcctccccagagtctctctcaACTTCACGCAAGTCGGGatgaccactctcattacttgcaagtaattctgtattcaatacttctTGGTTGGTGGTAGTGCCATAAAGGATGTAATTGCAGTAATCTATGCAGGATGTTATGAAGGGGTGAAAGAGAGTTTCAGCTGCagggaaagagaaagatgatgtttttaagaagatgGAAAGCTGTTTTACTAACAAGTCTAATGTGTTGGATTACGGTGAGTTTAGTATCAAAGATAAAGCTGAGGTTCTTGCATAGTGTGACATAGCGGCGTTTTCAAATGACAGATGGAAACCTTTGACTGTAGAAGTGAGAAAATCAGGATCAATGCTGAGAATGTCAGAATAACTGAAGTTAAGTTTGAGAAACATATTTCCCATCCAGAGACTAATATTAGAGAGACAGTTTGAAAGAGTAGAAGAAGAGTAGAAGTAGTAGTGGTCTGAGGCTTTTCAGATTTTGTGAATATGTAAAGTTGAATGTCATCAGCGTAACAGTGGAGACGGAGAATGTGATGATGAATAATCTGACCATGGGGGAGGAGGTAGAGGATGTAGAGGAAAGGACAAAGCACCAAACCCTGGATGACACCTTGGGGCAGGAGGGCAATTGAAGAGGAGCAGTTTTGGTGGAGATGAACTGTTTCCGGTCTGCAAAACTActgtcaccagatctcaatccaacagagcagctttgggatgtggtggaacaggacaTTCTCATCATCAcaactgtgtgatgtttttatgtcattatggagcaaaatctccgAGGAACGTTTCCATCACCttgttccatctatcacaccaagagttaaggcagttctggagggaaaaggggtccaacctggtaccaGAAAGGAGGCCCAGATAAAGTGGTTGTTGAGTATAAATGTCAGATTGAAACTGGGAGGAgcaatgctcatatttacattttacatagtTGTACAATGTTGACCTGATTTGAACAACAAATCCCATAGAACAGCAGGAAGGCTGTTAATGTAATTCTTTGTATATTGCTACAtaattctgtattttgtctGGATGTGTGTGCAGTGTGAGTGTGTTGAAGGGTTTTAAAGTCAGCAGTTTTTCAGATCTTgctcttttttaattaataagttttaaaatcaagaccattcaaagtttaatcCTTTTAACAACTTTCAATGTCCTCCAGGCGTTTTAATGGATCTCACTGTTCACTGAGCTCAGACTTATTTCCTTAAGAATTTTCCAAACTATTTTTTGTAAGAATCATGGTTAGACAGAGGTGAATCGAAGGCCTCTACCACCcttctgattcaaataaaaacgGCCTGGATCACTGAAATCAAAAGAAACATACTTACTTTTATTGCCATCAATCATGTTAGTGTGTGAGACTTATCTTTGATTATGATGAATGGGAGTAGAAAGTGGTGTGTAACACAGTCATTGTTCTGAGTCTCACCCAGCTCCTCAGCAGCTCGCATGTGTTTGTTGTAAAGGAGTTTGCAGCAGTCCAGCTCTTGGTCAAACATGGACATAAGAAAAGGGTATCTGCTCAGAGCGTCAGCAGCAACTAATGAACGCTCCAGCAGGGAGCCAAACATATCCACAACCTGCAAACAAAGACTTCAGTGTGACTgttcatctgtttgttttattcatttttgtgagAAATGGAGATTATGTTTACATGACCTTAAAGGCCTGAGGCGTGATCAAAAGCCTGACACAAGATAGCTCCGTCGCCGCTCTGTGTCATCCACCTTTAGTTTGAACTGCCTCATGTCTTCTTCAAAGTCCTACAGGGGAGATAGCTCAGTGAGACCGACAGCCAAAAGAACACACCGCTTTGCAAGCCAACACAAAGTCAGCAcatcatttttttcccttttcaaatCTCACCAACTCAAAGCCATTCAGCCGAAAATGCCGACCATTTCTTACAAGGAAAGTAAATTGCTTTTACAGTCGTGATTTCAAACATCTCAGTTAAAGTGCTACACAAcagtccaaaagaaaaaaaaaagcatctgtcatgaaaaataatttgCTCCACTACAAGGAGTGACCAGCTGTGGTGTCTGCCAAGCCGAGAGGTGTTCAGGGATAAAAACTAATATGAGCTTGTAGcctctcatttaaaaaagaccTGTGAAAACTGACTGAGAAAAGAAGtctaaagaaataaagtgaacAAAACCCACATGCACtgaatgattttaataataCTAACCAGGTTGCTGATGTCTAAGTGTAGAGGACTAAAATGAAACTCAAATGAGAAATGGAGTTAAATGCTGGGATCCCATTTAAAATGGGTTTTGAGTGCAACCAATGCAGTAACCAGAGGGCGCCAGCAGGGGGAGTGTAAGACCACTGAGCTGTGTAGCGAGGCACCCCTTTTCCTCACTCCAGTTAATGCACTCAGGGGCTGAGGAATGCTGGTGTCCGTGTGTTATTCAACTTATTCTCCCCCTTATCAGGTATGAACACTCTCATAATGACTATCTATGCCCGCAAGTGAGTAAATAAGTGTTAAACCTACCAAGGGTTACTTTAGCTTGATATGACTGTGTCTTTTAATGTGGTAAACTAAGTTGTGTATCTATGATGAACCACGTGTTGAGTTAGCATAATTAGCTTGAAGCTAACGGCGTTCTGTGCCAACCGAACCACTGTCTGTTGGGTTGTTGTAGTTAGTAAGACCCGTGGATTATCTGAGTACCTGTACTgccatgtatgtatgtatccaTTGTGTTCTGTGTTTCATTTCTGTTAATTCTGTTGTGACGTATGGGTTAGCGGCCTGATACCTCTGGAAACAAGCCGAGTCACAGTATGTTCATTCTGGTTGCTATATGATATTTTAGTATGTTCATTCTGCTGAAAGGTTTGCAAATATTGGCATTATAGCTGTATTTAGGGTAAAATATGTGTCTACAGTTATTTGCAATGTATTTAATGCATTGACTCCAGTTAATACACGCAGGAGCTGGGGAATGCTGGTGTCCGTGTGTTTTTTAACTTATTCTCCCCCTTATCAGGGCGTTTAAATAGGCAGTCAGAAGGTTTCTCTGTGAACAATCTGTAAGTGTCCAAAAACTCTTGGTGAAGCTGCTGGACTTGCAAGCTAAGGGCTCGACCTTGTATGCCTCCAATCTCCACTTTCTCGAGCTTCATCAGATCCAACGCTGTTAACAGGATGTCCTGTGATGACGCAAAGGAGAATCAAACTCAGCTTAAGTTTCCCTGTGAAGAAAATGCCAACTTTCCACTAAACTGTCATACAAATTCAACATGAAAGTATAGCGATGCTCACCTTAATGCTTTTGACTCTGTTAACAAATCGATCAAATCTAGAGAAAACCAACAGCGGGGAGAAGTCCCATGGCTTGATCAAGCTTCCATTCTTCTGGTATTGTCTCAGATTGGCTCTACGGTCGTCGTAGGTGCTCTTAAACAGCTGCAGGATCTCCAGGCTCATCTGTACCCTCAGGAGACTTTCAGAAACCTCTTCTCTCAGAACCTCCTCTGCAATTAGATATGCCCGGGCCTAGTTTTTAAAAGACAGCAAAAAAATCAGCTTGGCTCATTTGagtttacagtaaatatttgcaGTGATGATGGCTAAGTGGATAAAGGCTTTACAGCTGATTTGTTCTAAGTGACATCAGTGGTTAGTAAGGATGGGGAATGAATTtccaaaaagatttttttttttaacttgtcctgtccagcatcatagcagcaaaatgataatctggttgctgtatcgtgctgaacaaatttgctctgccaaggggaggcctatgggtaaggctcctcttgataatctgattaatttatttatttatttactttgaatcacggaatctatgtaatcttgctggacctgaccggaggggacagaaagagatggaaaatagcaaaaagagcaaaagggaaagaagaaaggagacaaaaagatcaaagacagaaggaaacgacccttcaatccacaccatcaccagacaacaaactgttacacctgtacatgaacacaccagaaaatttcctacaacttttacaaaaacaaacaaaaaatacacacacagaaaaaacagagctgctagtcattaaaggtcccatattatgcaaaattcactttttaatggttttggaacagtcatactggtccccccgcatgtgtaggagacccgtaagtgtgaaactctttcaggcgctctctctcccccctgctccacctctagggaagtaagcgctgaaatgagcttgtttgaaagcgtgtacgttatgacgtcataagggacaataaccactccccacagagcgatggacccgtctaccggctctcaaagcccgccctctaaaaatcacctagcgcccagtgtttttccctcttcggcaaccctcgttagcggacatggctaagcgacagaagcactgttctgtttgtggctgcataaatgaacacgaaaacgtttttttacttccatccactgaacccacgaggactgagtggattaattttatttttggaggaaatgtacccggaaaacttccaaaggttttgcatgtctgtggccagcatttcaaagaggactgtttccacaacatgggggcatggaaagcaggcttcgccaaccgtttgaagctgaagccaggttcaataccaactgtccgtgacacagctggagaggtaagagctggcagttattttatcgtttcggccttattagtctgatagcttgaaaatatattaacctgtcaatcacctcatgacgggcgatgcaatgggcggagccaacagctgagctgctccaccagggttccgcccaccataaacggcacatttctgaagctgctaaaaagagggaggtgaagagaagccgctgcactcaaactgagggtcgatttgtccataccatggaggaaatatttcatttagatattaatgaatggtctcagattgggaataaagtgtataatatgggacctttaagagtttttaaataataaccaaatcaaaaagacataacagcgaccagatactaactcacaggaaaaataaaaaataaaaaaaaagaattatcgcttagtataaaaacccactggacaactcagtgactgtgtcagcatgcagagcatgagaaacaaggagtgatcagtgatgaagagtggtgagtgagatcatgcaaatgcgaccacgcctctatggaggtcagaggcagaccagggccagagacccgggccctccgCAGCAGACCccagctaccccaccacgaagacgactccagccccacccgaagggcggcagaggagagccccagccagagcccccccaagtgggccaagatcagcagcccaagcgaagggcccagggccccaggagcccagagatggccgccccacccccaaaggcagagggcccgcaac
This genomic interval carries:
- the dnah9 gene encoding LOW QUALITY PROTEIN: dynein heavy chain 9, axonemal (The sequence of the model RefSeq protein was modified relative to this genomic sequence to represent the inferred CDS: inserted 2 bases in 1 codon; substituted 2 bases at 2 genomic stop codons); this translates as MAVLLEAVESSYSPAFMKMRQDVIFKPCLYLAALEQAEDIYICLKPLQCLFEDLENVEFPDIKGQIRPLMHTVCLVWTSSRHYNTPARLVVLLQETCNLLIQQARAYLIAEEVLREEVSESLLRVQMSLEILQLFKSTYDDRRANLRQYQKNGSLIKPWDFSPLLVFSRFDRFVNRVKSIKDILLTALDLMKLEKVEIGGIQGRALSLQVQQLHQEFLDTYRLFTEKPSDCLDISNLDFEEDMRQFKLKVDDTERRXGAILCQAFDHASGLXGHSHXSLCLQVVDMFGSLLERSLVAADALSRYPFLMSMFDQELDCCKLLYNKHMRAAEELGSAPVNKNMPAVAGGLRWAQELQQRIQALFFKFRHLSYP